Proteins encoded in a region of the Uloborus diversus isolate 005 chromosome 1, Udiv.v.3.1, whole genome shotgun sequence genome:
- the LOC129229790 gene encoding protein bric-a-brac 2-like — translation MSQQFCLKWNNHMNNMMDVFKNLLSTEAMVDVTLACDGLSLKAHKIVLSACSPFFQSLFLENPCKHPIVILKDMKYTELKAIIEFMYHGEVNVAQDQLSALMKTAETLRVKGLAEVTNEKSSSSVSQDESGHRSVPRTDTPPPKRRRGRTRKRSLSDSNRSDDESNEPKIKQPDSPEIEELSGDITIDNSQYSNMQSQVPMQTLSSHTNSFHKAIDSVVDDSASIDDSFVQEEKFGVEPAKLLEQTLTTDDLPNRRSGRSSVQSNLEMQRRPRSSTDHSTALVPSSMPSEALGSNQQPESPPDIKPELLELDPPMSSPVAGPSHSTDNSMMMYMDQTVAIPGPSGYQDNSQALVPADSQPQGKYNFVFQSSEIVNKIRMFGT, via the exons ATGTCacaacaattttgtttaaaatggaACAATCATATGAACAATATGATGGATGTGTTCAAGAACTTGTTGTCGACCGAGGCTATGGTCGATGTTACACTCGCCTGTGATGGGTTAAGCTTGAAAGCGCACAAAATAGTTCTTTCAGCTTGCAGTCCTTTCTTCCagtctttgtttttagaaaatccCTGCAAGCACCCTATTGTGATATTAAAAGATATGAAATATACGGAACTCAAAGCTATTATAGAGTTTATGTATCATGGTGAAGTAAACGTTGCTCAGGACCAGCTGTCGGCTTTAATGAAGACAGCTGAAACACTTCGTGTCAAAGGACTAGCAGAAGTTACGAACGAAAAGTCATCTTCTAGTGTTTCTCAAGATGAGTCTGGGCATAGGTCAGTGCCAAGGACAGACACGCCACCTCCAAAGCGTAGAAGAGGCCGTACGAGAAAGCGGTCTCTTAGTGATTCTAATAGGTCAGACGATGAATCAAATGAACCTAAAATTAAACAACCTGACTCTCCTGAAATAGAAGAGTTATCTGGTGATATTACTATAGACAATTCTCAATATTCAAACATGCAATCTCAGGTGCCTATGCAGACTTTATCATCCCATACTAATTCATTTCATAAAGCAATTGACTCTGTTGTTGATGACTCTGCTTCCATTGACGACAGTTTTGTACAGGAAGAAAAATTTGGGGTAGAGCCTGCAAAACTACTAGAACAAACTTTAACAACAGACGAT CTTCCTAACAGAAGATCTGGTCGCTCATCTGTACAGTCAAATTTAGAAATGCAAAGGCGGCCAAGGAGTAGCACAGATCATTCCACAGCTTTAGTCCCTTCATCAATGCCATCAGAAGCCTTAGGTTCAAACCAACAGCCAGAAAGTCCACCTG atATCAAACCAGAGCTTTTAGAGTTGGACCCGCCAATGTCCTCCCCTGTGGCTGGTCCATCTCACAGTACAGACAATTCCATGATGATGTACATGGATCAAACTGTTGCAATTCCTGGGCCAAGTGGCTATCAAGATAATAGCCAGGCCCTTGTTCCAGCAGACTCTCAACCACAGGGTAAATATAACTTCGTGTTTCAATCTTCTGAAATTGTCAATAAGATCAGGATGTTTGGAACTTAA